From bacterium, a single genomic window includes:
- a CDS encoding glycosyltransferase family 9 protein, with protein sequence MNTAFLGDVALTTPLFSLLAGDGWTVDALVVPASAPLLDDHPHLNRVVVYDKRGEPGLGKLLSLGRDLRGRYDAVLVPHRSARSAILALLTRAPVRIGYGPPKGPYTPPFTDRELRPKFTLWGFLYTHRVEYTLGRHETLRICDLARPLGLSPSEEPRGVLGVGGGDAEWAEALFDRLSRPVIALFPGSLWETKLYPPERYAAVAHDVIRRTGGSVVLMGGKADMDAARVVIGGGAPGLSSLVGQTDLGRAKAVIAGADLVLANDSGPIYMSSALGTPVVCVFGPTGVPGGFWPFGVPHRIVRVEGLECRPCSLHGHRVCPLGHHRCMSELDPERVVAACLALLGGGK encoded by the coding sequence TTGAACACCGCTTTCCTGGGTGATGTGGCGCTTACCACGCCGCTCTTCTCACTCCTCGCCGGGGACGGCTGGACGGTGGACGCCCTCGTGGTCCCCGCTTCGGCCCCTCTCTTGGACGATCATCCCCACCTGAACCGGGTCGTCGTCTACGACAAGCGCGGAGAGCCCGGTTTGGGCAAGCTCCTCTCCCTGGGTCGCGATCTGCGCGGACGGTACGACGCCGTGTTGGTGCCTCACCGCTCGGCGCGCAGCGCAATCCTGGCCCTGCTCACCCGGGCGCCCGTTCGTATCGGGTACGGGCCGCCGAAGGGACCCTATACCCCTCCCTTTACGGACCGGGAACTTCGGCCGAAATTCACCCTCTGGGGCTTCCTCTACACCCACCGCGTCGAGTACACCCTCGGCCGTCACGAGACCCTGCGCATCTGCGATCTGGCCCGGCCGCTGGGCCTTTCGCCGTCCGAGGAGCCCCGGGGCGTTCTCGGTGTCGGCGGTGGTGACGCGGAGTGGGCGGAGGCCCTCTTCGATCGCCTCAGCCGGCCGGTCATCGCCCTCTTTCCGGGCAGTCTGTGGGAAACTAAGCTGTATCCTCCCGAAAGGTACGCCGCCGTCGCTCACGATGTGATACGGCGCACCGGCGGAAGCGTCGTCCTGATGGGGGGAAAGGCCGACATGGACGCCGCTCGAGTCGTAATCGGCGGCGGAGCGCCCGGGCTTTCCTCCCTGGTGGGACAGACGGACCTCGGTCGGGCCAAGGCAGTCATCGCCGGGGCGGACCTGGTTCTCGCCAACGATTCGGGGCCGATATACATGAGCAGCGCGCTGGGCACGCCCGTGGTCTGCGTCTTCGGACCGACGGGCGTTCCGGGCGGATTCTGGCCCTTCGGTGTGCCCCACCGCATCGTCCGGGTCGAGGGCCTGGAGTGCCGCCCGTGCAGCCTTCACGGTCACCGTGTCTGTCCCCTGGGTCATCATCGCTGCATGTCCGAGCTGGACCCCGAGCGGGTCGTCGCCGCGTGTCTTGCGCTCCTCGGAGGGGGGAAGTGA
- a CDS encoding MFS transporter — protein sequence MGDDKKRKRILRAFSASSFLNDMGSDMLLPIMPLYLLGLGAGTAFIGFLDGLGTAVVSLAQLASGYLSDQLGRRKVFIWTGYLAGALGKLGFGLARTPGQMIGPKVVDRLGKVRGAPRDAMLSDVYGAEKRGWAFGVLRAMDNGGAFTGALLAWLFVNTIPLRWIFYIAAVPCAVAALVILLTLPESRVKREPKRLSLRLLDRNSRLFLLFVFVASLGLFSYSLLLVYAEENGVPPGMIPLAYLAMTAAAVLASYRGGRMLDRIGRRPVLTLSLLSFILLCAVALLGPSGWWSIILLVLYGLCTGLFEPALSCAAVELVPAELRGTILGATRLMMGLAALPASWLAGWLWETVGSWAAFLVAGVFVLISLFILPFVKLSGGSHP from the coding sequence ATGGGCGACGACAAGAAGCGCAAGCGCATACTGCGGGCCTTTTCGGCCTCCAGCTTCCTCAACGACATGGGCTCGGACATGCTGCTGCCCATCATGCCGCTGTACCTGTTGGGCCTGGGGGCGGGGACCGCCTTCATCGGCTTCCTCGACGGGCTCGGCACGGCCGTCGTCTCCCTGGCGCAACTGGCCTCGGGATACCTGTCGGACCAGCTGGGGCGGCGGAAGGTCTTCATCTGGACGGGCTACCTGGCCGGGGCGCTGGGCAAGCTGGGATTCGGCCTGGCCCGGACCCCGGGGCAGATGATCGGGCCCAAGGTGGTGGACCGGCTGGGCAAGGTCCGCGGCGCGCCCCGGGACGCCATGCTGAGCGACGTTTACGGCGCCGAAAAGAGGGGGTGGGCCTTCGGCGTCCTCCGGGCGATGGACAACGGCGGGGCCTTTACCGGGGCCCTCCTGGCCTGGCTTTTCGTAAATACAATCCCGCTCCGCTGGATTTTCTATATCGCCGCCGTACCGTGCGCCGTCGCGGCCCTGGTCATCCTTCTGACTCTCCCCGAATCCCGCGTGAAACGGGAACCGAAGCGCCTCTCCCTCCGCCTCCTCGACCGTAACAGCCGCCTGTTCCTCCTGTTCGTCTTCGTGGCCTCCCTGGGCCTCTTCTCCTACTCCCTGCTCCTCGTTTACGCCGAAGAAAACGGTGTCCCGCCGGGGATGATCCCGCTCGCGTACCTGGCGATGACCGCCGCGGCCGTTCTGGCCTCCTACCGGGGCGGACGGATGCTGGACCGCATCGGGCGGCGGCCGGTCCTGACCCTGTCACTTTTATCGTTCATCCTGCTCTGCGCGGTCGCCCTCCTCGGACCGTCGGGCTGGTGGTCCATAATTCTGTTGGTCCTCTACGGCCTGTGCACGGGCCTTTTCGAGCCCGCCCTGAGCTGCGCGGCGGTGGAGTTGGTGCCGGCGGAGCTGCGGGGGACCATTCTGGGGGCGACGCGCCTGATGATGGGGCTGGCGGCGCTCCCCGCGAGCTGGCTGGCCGGCTGGCTCTGGGAAACCGTCGGAAGTTGGGCGGCCTTCCTCGTGGCGGGGGTGTTCGTCCTTATTTCACTGTTCATACTGCCGTTCGTAAAATTATCCGGGGGTTCGCACCCGTAA
- a CDS encoding TetR/AcrR family transcriptional regulator encodes MDLEDIIRHTRQPENDDPRRRQILEAAGRLFYRYGPRKTSLDDIARECRISKKTIYGCFEGKDGLVRAVLFELVYEKIDSVLWVFGDLIPEEFQSLVPEPAAKPSIRGMLKAVTDFAQRMRQRVSMQMLTDLRTDYPDLWRELVAMREPFVRGVVEMIERGQREGDVHPGINPLVATEMLYTAFESLLSSQFLNAREIGPGEIGVNFLRIVSHGLLTGPPPEGEPV; translated from the coding sequence ATGGACCTCGAAGACATCATCCGCCACACCCGTCAACCGGAAAACGACGACCCCCGCCGCCGTCAGATTCTGGAGGCCGCCGGGCGCCTCTTTTACCGCTACGGCCCCCGCAAGACATCCCTGGACGACATCGCCCGGGAGTGCCGCATCAGCAAGAAGACCATCTACGGCTGCTTCGAGGGCAAGGACGGGCTGGTCCGCGCCGTGCTCTTCGAGCTGGTGTACGAGAAGATTGACTCCGTGCTGTGGGTCTTCGGCGACCTGATTCCGGAGGAATTTCAAAGCCTGGTCCCCGAGCCGGCGGCGAAGCCGTCCATCCGCGGGATGCTCAAGGCCGTCACCGACTTCGCCCAGCGGATGCGGCAGCGCGTCTCCATGCAGATGCTCACCGACCTGCGCACCGACTACCCTGACCTGTGGCGGGAGCTCGTGGCGATGCGCGAACCCTTCGTGCGGGGCGTGGTGGAGATGATCGAACGCGGTCAGCGGGAGGGTGACGTCCATCCTGGGATAAACCCGCTCGTCGCCACCGAGATGCTCTACACGGCCTTCGAATCCCTGTTGAGCTCGCAGTTCTTGAACGCCCGGGAGATCGGCCCGGGCGAGATCGGCGTCAATTTTTTACGCATCGTGAGCCACGGCCTATTGACCGGACCGCCCCCGGAAGGGGAACCGGTATGA
- a CDS encoding septal ring lytic transglycosylase RlpA family protein, which produces MNRFYRFVALAVILMVLGCVRGPRPQYPGGAQYGMASWYGRDFQGRPTASGEIFDMYGYTAAHRSLPFGTRVRVTNEANGRSVVVRINDRGPWVEGRILDLSYAAAKQLGMLEAGVIRVRLEVLR; this is translated from the coding sequence GTGAACAGGTTTTATCGGTTCGTCGCGCTCGCCGTAATCCTCATGGTGCTGGGCTGTGTCCGCGGGCCGAGGCCGCAGTATCCCGGCGGTGCCCAGTACGGCATGGCCTCGTGGTATGGCAGAGACTTCCAGGGCCGGCCCACCGCCTCGGGCGAAATCTTTGACATGTACGGCTACACCGCGGCGCACCGCAGCCTCCCCTTCGGCACACGGGTGCGGGTGACCAACGAGGCGAACGGTCGCAGCGTGGTGGTCCGCATAAACGACCGGGGGCCCTGGGTCGAGGGGAGGATTCTCGACCTGTCCTACGCCGCGGCAAAACAGCTCGGGATGCTCGAGGCGGGCGTCATCCGCGTCAGGCTGGAAGTCCTGCGTTAG